One genomic segment of Oncorhynchus nerka isolate Pitt River linkage group LG16, Oner_Uvic_2.0, whole genome shotgun sequence includes these proteins:
- the LOC115144320 gene encoding conserved oligomeric Golgi complex subunit 2 isoform X1, giving the protein MNLPKGPDSLCFDKDVFMKDDFDVDQFVADCRKHVQLEEMREDLEMYYKLLKTAMVELINKDYADFVNLSTNLVGMDKALNQLSVPLGQLQEEVLSLRTSVSEVIQAIDNQLSKQDDLQNKKMCVTRLIQVVRSVEKIEKILHSQNSKDSTSLEISSPLLAGQILERIATEFNQLQFHAVQSKGMPLLDKVRPRISGITSMLQQSLEGLLIQGLQTSNVDIVRHCLRTYATIDKTRDAEALVGQVLVKPYMDEVIVEQLVKSTPNGLQIMYTKLLEFVPHHCRLLREVTGMAISSEKADIVPGYDFLVNSVWPEIIKGIEERIPSLFNAGNPDTFYERYTISMDFVRKFDRQCGSQASVRRLRAHTSYQSFHNKWNLPVYFQLRYKEIAACLENAIADGLEAAPAGSCYHLLVSQVLWNSLVRCWAEKVYLPPLSHRFWKLTLQLISRYSKFLTEMLTKSPSTEVSKDPVRPLPSSASSTSSRTSQDDGGSESGSPATLSTKQLVFIASDVDKLQDQIPELSKMIMQKLEVIGYKNVVIVGEALEDSKASLSGCIPTLNSKMTQHLTERCFRFLKSASEVPRLYRRTNKEVPFRASAYMDNALRPLHQLLSDSKDMVKPSIAQDWLRVALNDCTQRYFETISDVLSSVKKMEESLKRLKQARKTATTNTIGTTGGPTDDSKIRLQLALDVEYLGEQIQKMGLQPADITMFSTLNDLVQGAQDVTPSEQAGP; this is encoded by the exons ATGAATCTGCCAAAGGGGCCGGATTCTCTCTGTTTCGACAAGGACGTGTTTATGAAG GATGACTTCGACGTGGATCAGTTTGTTGCTGATTGCAGAAAACATGTCCAGCTGGAGGAGATGCGCGAGGACCTTGAGATGTATTACAAACTGCTCAAAACAGCCATGGTGGAGCTCATCAACAAAGACTATGCAGACTTTGTCAACCTCTCCACCAATCTG GTTGGAATGGACAAAGCCCTGAACCAGCTATCAGTGCCACTGGGTCAGTTGCAGGAAGAGGTACTG AGCTTGAGAACATCTGTAAGTGAGGTGATCCAAGCCATTGACAACCAGCTATCAAAGCAAGATGACTTGCAAAACAAAAAG ATGTGTGTCACAAGACTCATCCAAGTTGTTCGATCAGTAGAGAAGATTGAAAAAATCCTACATTCTCAGAACTCAAAAGACTCAACATCTCTTGAGATAAGCag TCCTCTCTTAGCTGGCCAGATTCTGGAGCGGATTGCCACAGAGTTCAACCAGCTGCAGTTCCATGCTGTCCAAAGCAAGGGCATGCCCCTGCTGGACAAAGTCAGGCCT CGTATTTCCGGCATCACGTCCATGCTACAGCAGTCTTTGGAGGGGCTCCTTATACAGGGCCTCCAGACCTCCAATGTGGATATTGTGCGTCACTGCCTACGCACTTACGCCACCATCGACAAGACCAGGGACGCAGAGGCGCTGGTGGGACAAGTCCTGGTCAAGCCCTACATGGATGAG GTCATCGTTGAACAGCTGGTCAAGTCCACCCCCAATGGCCTTCAAATAATGTACACCAAGCTATTAGAGTTTGTGCCGCATCACTGTAGACTGCTGCGCGAGGTGACTGGAATGGCCATTTCAAG TGAAAAGGCAGACATAGTGCCTGGATACGACTTCTTGGTGAACTCCGTTTGGCCTGAAATCATCAAAGGTATCGAGGAGAGAATCCCCTCTCTCTTCAACGCGGGCAACCCTGACACCTTTTATGAG AGGTACACAATCAGCATGGACTTTGTGAGGAAGTTTGATAGGCAGTGTGGCTCCCAAGCCAGTGTGAGGAGACTGAGAGCTCACACCTCCTATCAGAGCTTCCACAACAAGTGGAACCTACCTGTCTACTTCCAGCTCCG GTACAAGGAAATTGCTGCATGTTTAGAGAATGCTATTGCTGATGGGTTAGAGGCAGCACCAG CGGGCAGCTGCTACCACCTGCTGGTGTCCCAGGTGCTGTGGAACAGCTTGGTCAGGTGCTGGGCGGAAAAGGTCTACCTGCCCCCGTTGTCTCACCGCTTCTGGAAGCTCACCCTGCAGCTCATCTCACGCTACTCCAAGTTCCTCACTGAA ATGCTGACTAAATCTCCCTCCACGGAGGTCAGTAAAGACCCTGTGAGGCCCCTCCCCAGCTCCGCCTCCTCCACGTCCAGTCGCACCTCTCAGGATGATGGGGGCAGTGAGAGTGGCAGCCCAGCAACCCTATCTACCAAACAGCTGGTTTTTATAGCATCCGATGTGGACAAACTACAGGACCAG ATTCCGGAACTTTCTAAGATGATTATGCAGAAACTGGAGGTCATTGGGTACAAAAACGTTGTAATTGTTGGAG agGCCCTAGAAGACTCCAAAGCCTCCCTGTCTGGCTGCATTCCCACCCTGAACAGCAAGATGACTCAGCATTTAACTGAGAGGTGCTTTCGCTTCCTGAAGAGTGCCTCTGAGGTCCCCCGACTATACCGAAGGACCAACAAA GAAGTTCCCTTCAGAGCTTCTGCCTACATGGACAACGCCCTGCGGCCGCTGCACCAGCTCCTGAGCGACTCCAAAGACATGGTGAAGCCCTCCATCGCCCAGGACTGGCTACGGGTCGCACTCAATGACTGCACTCAGAG ATATTTTGAAACCATATCAGATGTTTTGAGTTCCGTTAAAAAAATGGAGGAAAGTTTAAAGAGACTGAAGCAAGCGAGGAAAACGGCAACCACCAACACGATAGGTACCACTGGAGGCCCCACAGATGATAGCAAGATCCGCCTGCAGCTGGCCTTGGATGTGGAGTACCTGGGAGAGCAG ATTCAGAAGATGGGTCTGCAGCCTGCCGACATCACCATGTTCTCAACACTAAATGACTTGGTCCAAGGAGCACAGGACGTGACTCCATCAGAGCAGGCTGGACCATAA
- the LOC115144320 gene encoding conserved oligomeric Golgi complex subunit 2 isoform X2 gives MNLPKGPDSLCFDKDVFMKDDFDVDQFVADCRKHVQLEEMREDLEMYYKLLKTAMVELINKDYADFVNLSTNLVGMDKALNQLSVPLGQLQEESLRTSVSEVIQAIDNQLSKQDDLQNKKMCVTRLIQVVRSVEKIEKILHSQNSKDSTSLEISSPLLAGQILERIATEFNQLQFHAVQSKGMPLLDKVRPRISGITSMLQQSLEGLLIQGLQTSNVDIVRHCLRTYATIDKTRDAEALVGQVLVKPYMDEVIVEQLVKSTPNGLQIMYTKLLEFVPHHCRLLREVTGMAISSEKADIVPGYDFLVNSVWPEIIKGIEERIPSLFNAGNPDTFYERYTISMDFVRKFDRQCGSQASVRRLRAHTSYQSFHNKWNLPVYFQLRYKEIAACLENAIADGLEAAPAGSCYHLLVSQVLWNSLVRCWAEKVYLPPLSHRFWKLTLQLISRYSKFLTEMLTKSPSTEVSKDPVRPLPSSASSTSSRTSQDDGGSESGSPATLSTKQLVFIASDVDKLQDQIPELSKMIMQKLEVIGYKNVVIVGEALEDSKASLSGCIPTLNSKMTQHLTERCFRFLKSASEVPRLYRRTNKEVPFRASAYMDNALRPLHQLLSDSKDMVKPSIAQDWLRVALNDCTQRYFETISDVLSSVKKMEESLKRLKQARKTATTNTIGTTGGPTDDSKIRLQLALDVEYLGEQIQKMGLQPADITMFSTLNDLVQGAQDVTPSEQAGP, from the exons ATGAATCTGCCAAAGGGGCCGGATTCTCTCTGTTTCGACAAGGACGTGTTTATGAAG GATGACTTCGACGTGGATCAGTTTGTTGCTGATTGCAGAAAACATGTCCAGCTGGAGGAGATGCGCGAGGACCTTGAGATGTATTACAAACTGCTCAAAACAGCCATGGTGGAGCTCATCAACAAAGACTATGCAGACTTTGTCAACCTCTCCACCAATCTG GTTGGAATGGACAAAGCCCTGAACCAGCTATCAGTGCCACTGGGTCAGTTGCAGGAAGAG AGCTTGAGAACATCTGTAAGTGAGGTGATCCAAGCCATTGACAACCAGCTATCAAAGCAAGATGACTTGCAAAACAAAAAG ATGTGTGTCACAAGACTCATCCAAGTTGTTCGATCAGTAGAGAAGATTGAAAAAATCCTACATTCTCAGAACTCAAAAGACTCAACATCTCTTGAGATAAGCag TCCTCTCTTAGCTGGCCAGATTCTGGAGCGGATTGCCACAGAGTTCAACCAGCTGCAGTTCCATGCTGTCCAAAGCAAGGGCATGCCCCTGCTGGACAAAGTCAGGCCT CGTATTTCCGGCATCACGTCCATGCTACAGCAGTCTTTGGAGGGGCTCCTTATACAGGGCCTCCAGACCTCCAATGTGGATATTGTGCGTCACTGCCTACGCACTTACGCCACCATCGACAAGACCAGGGACGCAGAGGCGCTGGTGGGACAAGTCCTGGTCAAGCCCTACATGGATGAG GTCATCGTTGAACAGCTGGTCAAGTCCACCCCCAATGGCCTTCAAATAATGTACACCAAGCTATTAGAGTTTGTGCCGCATCACTGTAGACTGCTGCGCGAGGTGACTGGAATGGCCATTTCAAG TGAAAAGGCAGACATAGTGCCTGGATACGACTTCTTGGTGAACTCCGTTTGGCCTGAAATCATCAAAGGTATCGAGGAGAGAATCCCCTCTCTCTTCAACGCGGGCAACCCTGACACCTTTTATGAG AGGTACACAATCAGCATGGACTTTGTGAGGAAGTTTGATAGGCAGTGTGGCTCCCAAGCCAGTGTGAGGAGACTGAGAGCTCACACCTCCTATCAGAGCTTCCACAACAAGTGGAACCTACCTGTCTACTTCCAGCTCCG GTACAAGGAAATTGCTGCATGTTTAGAGAATGCTATTGCTGATGGGTTAGAGGCAGCACCAG CGGGCAGCTGCTACCACCTGCTGGTGTCCCAGGTGCTGTGGAACAGCTTGGTCAGGTGCTGGGCGGAAAAGGTCTACCTGCCCCCGTTGTCTCACCGCTTCTGGAAGCTCACCCTGCAGCTCATCTCACGCTACTCCAAGTTCCTCACTGAA ATGCTGACTAAATCTCCCTCCACGGAGGTCAGTAAAGACCCTGTGAGGCCCCTCCCCAGCTCCGCCTCCTCCACGTCCAGTCGCACCTCTCAGGATGATGGGGGCAGTGAGAGTGGCAGCCCAGCAACCCTATCTACCAAACAGCTGGTTTTTATAGCATCCGATGTGGACAAACTACAGGACCAG ATTCCGGAACTTTCTAAGATGATTATGCAGAAACTGGAGGTCATTGGGTACAAAAACGTTGTAATTGTTGGAG agGCCCTAGAAGACTCCAAAGCCTCCCTGTCTGGCTGCATTCCCACCCTGAACAGCAAGATGACTCAGCATTTAACTGAGAGGTGCTTTCGCTTCCTGAAGAGTGCCTCTGAGGTCCCCCGACTATACCGAAGGACCAACAAA GAAGTTCCCTTCAGAGCTTCTGCCTACATGGACAACGCCCTGCGGCCGCTGCACCAGCTCCTGAGCGACTCCAAAGACATGGTGAAGCCCTCCATCGCCCAGGACTGGCTACGGGTCGCACTCAATGACTGCACTCAGAG ATATTTTGAAACCATATCAGATGTTTTGAGTTCCGTTAAAAAAATGGAGGAAAGTTTAAAGAGACTGAAGCAAGCGAGGAAAACGGCAACCACCAACACGATAGGTACCACTGGAGGCCCCACAGATGATAGCAAGATCCGCCTGCAGCTGGCCTTGGATGTGGAGTACCTGGGAGAGCAG ATTCAGAAGATGGGTCTGCAGCCTGCCGACATCACCATGTTCTCAACACTAAATGACTTGGTCCAAGGAGCACAGGACGTGACTCCATCAGAGCAGGCTGGACCATAA